A single uncultured Acetobacterium sp. DNA region contains:
- a CDS encoding V-type ATP synthase subunit F encodes MYKVAVMGDRDSVYGFAALGLEVYPIEDGKEASKTLRRLAESGFAIIYLTEALGAKIAPEIESYRLQKLPAIILIPGVSGNTGIGMLNVKKLVEQAVGSDIIFDNNK; translated from the coding sequence ATGTATAAGGTAGCAGTGATGGGCGATCGGGACAGTGTTTATGGGTTTGCCGCCCTTGGCCTGGAGGTATACCCAATTGAAGATGGCAAAGAAGCGAGTAAGACCCTAAGACGCTTAGCTGAAAGCGGTTTTGCCATTATATATCTGACTGAAGCGCTTGGGGCAAAAATAGCGCCAGAAATTGAAAGTTATCGACTGCAGAAGCTTCCCGCCATTATTCTGATCCCTGGTGTTTCGGGGAATACCGGCATTGGGATGTTAAACGTCAAAAAGTTGGTCGAGCAGGCGGTGGGCTCCGATATTATCTTTGATAATAATAAATGA
- a CDS encoding V-type ATPase subunit, whose product MSDTHYAYAVARIRSKEMSLITAQNITQLMASNSYQECLDLLAGKGWEIGAQSPEEMLALEQDKTWQLIAELVEDMSIFNVFLIPNDYHNLKAAIKQISAEVVPPEIFIQQGTVPHERIIQAVKENDFSLLPEQMRLVAKEAYEIMLHTNDGQLSDVLVDKATLEAIYQAGKVSKNDLIEKYAELMVAAINIKIAVRCSKMNKELFFINRALACCDSIDISQLGAAAAQGIDEIYTYLERTDYGDAIEEIKKSPSAFEQWCDNLIIASIRPQKYNPFTIAPLVAYILAREYEIKSVRIILSGKLNNLSEESVRERVRATYV is encoded by the coding sequence ATGTCTGATACGCATTACGCTTATGCGGTTGCCCGCATCCGTTCAAAAGAAATGTCTCTGATCACTGCGCAAAATATTACCCAGCTGATGGCCAGTAACAGTTATCAGGAATGTCTGGATTTGTTGGCAGGCAAGGGCTGGGAAATTGGTGCCCAAAGCCCGGAAGAAATGTTGGCCTTGGAACAGGACAAAACCTGGCAGTTGATTGCTGAACTGGTCGAGGATATGTCAATTTTCAACGTTTTTCTGATTCCCAACGATTATCATAATCTGAAGGCAGCAATCAAACAAATCTCGGCCGAAGTGGTGCCCCCGGAAATATTTATTCAGCAGGGAACAGTTCCCCATGAACGGATTATTCAGGCGGTTAAGGAGAACGATTTTTCGTTACTCCCCGAGCAGATGCGCCTAGTAGCCAAAGAAGCTTATGAGATTATGCTGCATACCAATGATGGACAGCTGAGTGATGTCCTTGTCGATAAGGCGACCTTGGAGGCAATTTATCAAGCCGGCAAGGTTTCTAAAAATGATCTGATCGAAAAATATGCCGAGCTCATGGTCGCAGCTATCAATATCAAAATTGCGGTGCGGTGTAGCAAAATGAACAAAGAACTTTTCTTTATCAACCGTGCCCTAGCTTGCTGTGACTCCATTGATATTAGTCAGCTGGGAGCCGCCGCCGCGCAGGGGATCGATGAAATCTATACTTATCTGGAAAGAACCGATTATGGGGATGCCATCGAGGAAATAAAAAAGTCACCATCCGCCTTTGAACAGTGGTGTGATAATCTGATTATCGCCTCTATCCGGCCCCAAAAATATAATCCCTTTACCATTGCACCGCTGGTGGCATATATTTTGGCCAGAGAGTATGAAATAAAATCAGTGCGGATTATTCTGTCAGGAAAGCTTAACAATCTTTCGGAGGAATCGGTTCGGGAAAGAGTGAGGGCGACCTATGTATAA
- a CDS encoding V-type ATP synthase subunit E: MTGIEKIIEQIGVDAAETARATIEAAQNSAQEEKSSAIEKASAQCAQIRSQSKKDVADWLERARSAGMLKKRQLILSAKQELISEIIEAAHHRLLEMTDNAYFTMLLKMIEKYALPQKGELLFSPVDYQRLPTDFQESVNAVFQKKNASLVISNQNRSIDGGFVLVYGEIEVNCSFAALFDSAKDQLQDRVNEVLFL; encoded by the coding sequence ATGACAGGAATCGAAAAAATTATTGAACAAATCGGCGTAGATGCGGCCGAAACGGCGCGGGCAACTATTGAAGCAGCCCAAAATAGTGCACAGGAAGAAAAAAGCAGTGCCATAGAAAAAGCATCAGCGCAGTGCGCCCAGATCCGAAGCCAATCGAAAAAGGATGTAGCTGATTGGTTGGAACGGGCAAGATCGGCGGGGATGCTCAAAAAACGACAGTTGATTTTAAGCGCCAAACAGGAGCTGATCAGCGAAATCATTGAGGCCGCTCATCATCGTTTGCTGGAAATGACAGATAATGCGTACTTTACAATGCTGCTGAAAATGATCGAAAAATATGCCTTGCCCCAAAAGGGCGAACTGCTCTTTTCGCCGGTGGATTATCAGCGGCTGCCAACCGATTTTCAGGAATCCGTTAATGCAGTATTCCAGAAAAAAAACGCAAGCCTGGTTATTTCGAATCAAAACCGATCCATTGACGGCGGCTTTGTTCTTGTTTACGGAGAAATTGAAGTGAACTGTTCATTTGCGGCCTTATTTGATTCAGCTAAAGATCAGTTGCAGGATCGGGTCAATGAAGTGTTATTTCTATGA
- a CDS encoding V-type ATP synthase subunit K, which produces MDSLGIVFALLGAVMSALLAGAGSSVGVGMAGEAAAGAVTENPAIFGKVLVLQLLPGTQGIYGLLIAFITLSQIGVLGGTSDISFYKGLLYFLACMPMAVVGFWSAIRQARASVASIGMVSKRPDQFGKAMIFPAMVETYAILALLASILAVSGIGALNV; this is translated from the coding sequence GTGGATAGTTTAGGAATTGTTTTTGCATTGCTTGGTGCGGTTATGTCCGCCTTGCTGGCTGGAGCCGGTTCATCGGTGGGGGTTGGTATGGCCGGAGAGGCCGCCGCCGGTGCGGTCACCGAAAACCCGGCGATCTTTGGGAAGGTCCTGGTGTTACAACTGTTGCCCGGAACCCAGGGTATTTATGGCCTGCTGATCGCTTTTATCACGCTTTCTCAAATTGGGGTTTTGGGTGGCACTTCTGATATTTCTTTTTATAAAGGACTCTTATATTTTCTGGCCTGTATGCCAATGGCCGTGGTGGGCTTCTGGTCGGCAATTCGTCAGGCCCGGGCCTCGGTTGCCAGTATCGGGATGGTATCCAAAAGACCGGATCAGTTTGGGAAAGCCATGATCTTTCCGGCGATGGTCGAAACCTATGCCATTCTGGCTTTGCTGGCCTCGATTCTGGCAGTCTCCGGCATTGGCGCTTTAAATGTTTAA